A segment of the Geoglobus ahangari genome:
ACCCGTTGTAGTGCTCCCCCGCCAATTCCTTTAAGTTTCAGCCTTGCGGCCGTACTTCCCAGGCGGCGGGCTTAACGGCTTCCCTCCGGCACCGCGACAGCTCGTGGCTGTCGCGACACCTAGCCCGCATCGTTTACAGCCTGGACTACCCGGGTATCTAATCCGGTTCGCTCCCCAGGCCTTCGTCCCTCACCGTCGGACCCGTTCCAGCCGGGCGCCTTCGCCACAGGTGGTCCTCCCGGGATTACAGGATTTCACCCCTACCCCGGGAATACCCCCGGCCTCTCCCGGTCCCTAGTCTGGCAGTATCCCCCGGCAGCCTGACGGTTAAGCCGCCAGATTTCCCGGGGGACTTGCCAGACCGGCTACGGACGCTTTAGGCCCAATAATAGTGGCCGCCACTCGGGCCGCCGGTATTACCGCGGCGGCTGCCACCGGCCTTGCCCGGCCCTTGCTGTGGGGAGCTTTTTAGGCTCCCCGACAGCCGATGCGAGGCATCGGCACTCCGGCTAGCCCCGTCGCGGTTTCCCGCATTGCGGAGGTTTCGCGCCTGCTGCGCCCCGTAGGGCCTGGACCCGTGTCTCAGGGTCCATCTCCGGGCTCCCACTCTCATGGCCCGTACGGATCTTCGGCTTGGCGGGCCGTTACCCCGCCAACTACCTAATCCGCCGCAGACCCATCCTCGGGCGCTGAGCGCTTTCGGTGATGGGGCATTCCAGCACCCATCACCTATGGGGGATTAGCCCCAGTTTCCCGGGGTTATCCCCCACCCGAGGGCAGGTTGTCCACGTGTTACTGAGCCGTCCGCCGGTGCTTGCACCCCCGAAGGGGTACAAGCCCCTTGACTCGCATGGCTTAGTCCCAGCCGGATAGCAGCGGCCTCTGGCAGGATCAACCAGAATTGGCGGGGGAAAAGGTGAATACGTCCCTTCTCCCGCCGGATTTGCCTTGCTGGCAAGCCCATCTCAGACGTGTCCCCTCTGGACACGTCCTCCCTCGCTATACCGCGGGTGGGAACACCGCCCCTCATCCCGGGCTTTCGCCCTCTCGGGGCCCTTGCCGGACCCGCGGTTTTTGGTAATGTGTTATTGGGACTTTGTGATTTATAAGCTTTATCGTTGCTCTCACGCCCCCAAAGGGCGATTTGAAGCTTGTCAATTCAGGATTTATAAACATTTCCCATGTCTCAGGGGCTTTCCTCCCTCGGAAAACCCCCGCACCTCGTGGAATTAGCTGGTTAGGGCTGGAAATATAAACCTTTTGGATGAGAATTGCTACTGAAAAATTATGGCAAATTAGAAATAAGAGAACTGAGAGTTACGTAACATGGAAGAGTGTTTCGAATGTGTCGAGAGGGTGATTAAGGAGAGAAGATCCCACAGAGTTTACGATGGCAGGCCTGTCGAGAGGGAGAAGCTCGAGAAGATGATAGAGCTCGCGATGTGGGCTCCATCGGCAATGAACAGGCAGCAGTGGTTCTTTGTCGTGGTTTCCGGGAAGAAGCTGGAGGAGCTGAGAGACACGCTGAGGAAGAGCTTCGACCACATCCACGACAGGCTGAAGAGGTTCTACGCGGACAACCCGAAGGTCATACGGTTCACCAAGCAGTTCTTCGAAAGCCTCGGAAACGCACCTGTTGTGATCTTCGCCTACTATATTCCAACCGGAGATGACTACAGCGATGTGCAGAGCGTTTCGGCCGCTATTCAGAACATGCTGCTTGCAGCCCATGCAATGGGCCTCGGAACCTGCTGGATGACTGGGCCTGTGCACGTGGAGGAGGAAATAAACAGGGCGCTCGGAATTGAGGACAAGAAGTTTGTGGCCGCAATAACAGTTGGGTACCCCGCCAAGAACCCGCCGGTTCCGCCGAGAAGGGATGTTGACAAGAAGGTAGTGTGGATGGTTTAGCTACCTCCTCACGAACTCGTCTATCCTGTCCCCAAGCTCTGCGATCCAGTCAATGCCCCCCGGAGGGAGGCTTACCTCCCCTCTGAATATTTTCTCCACCAGATCCGCCACCTCTTCTGGGGTTTTGCCAGTAGTGTCGATCTCGTGAACCTCCTCGCAGACCTCAAGGGCCTCGACAAGGATGTAGTCAATTATCTCGGCCTCAAGATTTTCCGCGATCTTCTCCTCGCTCCATCCCTTGCCCTCCATCCTCCTCCTCAGCTCCACTGGATTGCACCTGAGAACCACACACCTCCTGGCAATGTGGTGGCTGAGGTGCCCCTCAACAAAATCCGCGCTGAAATCATCCTCGCTGAACCTCTCCACGAGCGCCTCAAGGTCGACCAGCTTCTCCTCTCCATCCTCCTCGAGGCAGTCGTAGTGCTCCGCTATCTCGTTCAGGTGCAGAACCCTGTACCCCCTGCTCCTGAGCACCTCGGCAACGCTCGTCTTGCCGACCCCCGGAGTCCCGGTTATCGCGAGCATAGAACCTCCTCCAGAGCTGAGAGGAAGATGTCGTTCTCCTCTCTCCTGCCAATGCTCACCCTGACCGCGTTCTTGCCCGCACCCTCAAAGCCTGAGAGGTTTCTGACTATCACACCCCTCCTCTCCAGCTCACTCACGA
Coding sequences within it:
- a CDS encoding nitroreductase family protein, which produces MEECFECVERVIKERRSHRVYDGRPVEREKLEKMIELAMWAPSAMNRQQWFFVVVSGKKLEELRDTLRKSFDHIHDRLKRFYADNPKVIRFTKQFFESLGNAPVVIFAYYIPTGDDYSDVQSVSAAIQNMLLAAHAMGLGTCWMTGPVHVEEEINRALGIEDKKFVAAITVGYPAKNPPVPPRRDVDKKVVWMV
- a CDS encoding adenylate kinase family protein — its product is MLAITGTPGVGKTSVAEVLRSRGYRVLHLNEIAEHYDCLEEDGEEKLVDLEALVERFSEDDFSADFVEGHLSHHIARRCVVLRCNPVELRRRMEGKGWSEEKIAENLEAEIIDYILVEALEVCEEVHEIDTTGKTPEEVADLVEKIFRGEVSLPPGGIDWIAELGDRIDEFVRR